The proteins below are encoded in one region of Segatella copri:
- a CDS encoding septum formation initiator family protein: MSKKLGIIWNYLAHYKYLIVIVTGVLVVGVVDDNSVRQHIKYQIEIATLRSEIEKYREQYENDKHTLRDMQHGARAFEKIARQRYFMKADDEDIFVLSSDIPEKTNEQDENETIE; encoded by the coding sequence ATGAGTAAAAAACTTGGTATTATATGGAATTATCTCGCTCATTATAAGTATCTTATAGTGATTGTAACGGGTGTTCTGGTAGTTGGTGTAGTTGACGACAACAGTGTAAGGCAGCACATTAAGTACCAGATAGAGATAGCTACGCTCCGTTCGGAGATAGAAAAGTATCGTGAGCAGTATGAAAACGACAAGCATACCTTGCGCGATATGCAGCATGGTGCGCGGGCATTTGAGAAGATAGCCCGCCAGCGTTATTTCATGAAGGCTGATGATGAAGACATCTTTGTATTGAGTTCGGATATTCCGGAAAAAACTAACGAACAAGACGAAAATGAAACAATTGAGTAA
- a CDS encoding DNA polymerase III subunit gamma/tau: MEEYIVSARKYRPMTFDSVVGQSALTTTLKNAVKSGKLAHAYLFCGPRGVGKTTCARIFAKAINCEHPREDGEACNECESCRAFNEQRSYNIFELDAASNNGVDQIKVLMEQTRIPPQVGKYKVFIIDEVHMLSTAAFNAFLKTLEEPPQHVIFILATTEKHKILPTILSRCQIYDFERMTVANTINHLKMVAEKEGIQYEEQALAVIAEKADGGMRDALSIFDQAASFCMGNITYQKVIEDLNVLDSDNYFRLVDLALENKVAEMMVTLDGILSRGFDGGNMIQGLAQHVRNVMMAKDPQTLPLLETSDDQKAKFQAQAQKAPTPFLYKALELMNQCDIHYRASSNKRLLVELTLIQIGQITQPEDQDVPSAGRTPNRLKSLFQKLLAQSKLASQGAGSEPSGSSENRSSQPGTSAATATAVPSSGAPAAASAASNAASYSAYYPASATAAASASPEGSAAAGAVTDAASPHKPRLKNIKLGGIGMTFSNLKKREENQRRLHSPYDDTNEEKATITGDQNEFTQEQVEATWFSMCMRMQNKLDFIGLANRMKSIVPKITNYPQIEVIINNQLLLDDVLNIKNRILKTFVLGLHNSELSISYRLADQEEVGKVLTKNEVLELLMEKNPAMKKLTKDLDLVMT; the protein is encoded by the coding sequence ATGGAAGAGTATATAGTTTCTGCAAGAAAGTACCGTCCGATGACCTTCGATTCGGTTGTCGGACAGAGTGCATTGACCACCACTTTGAAGAATGCAGTGAAGAGCGGCAAGCTGGCGCACGCCTATCTTTTCTGCGGTCCGAGAGGTGTGGGAAAAACCACTTGTGCCCGCATTTTTGCGAAGGCAATCAACTGCGAGCACCCTCGTGAAGACGGCGAGGCATGCAACGAATGTGAGAGCTGCCGTGCCTTCAATGAGCAGCGTTCCTACAACATCTTCGAGCTGGATGCCGCCAGCAACAACGGTGTTGACCAGATTAAGGTTCTGATGGAGCAGACCCGCATTCCGCCTCAGGTAGGCAAGTATAAGGTGTTTATCATCGATGAGGTCCACATGCTCTCAACAGCCGCCTTCAACGCCTTTCTCAAGACGCTGGAAGAGCCGCCTCAGCATGTCATCTTCATCCTCGCCACTACCGAGAAGCATAAGATTCTGCCTACCATTCTGAGCCGATGCCAGATTTACGACTTCGAGCGAATGACGGTAGCCAACACCATCAACCACCTGAAGATGGTGGCTGAGAAGGAAGGCATACAATATGAAGAGCAGGCGCTCGCCGTGATAGCCGAAAAGGCTGACGGAGGTATGCGCGATGCCCTCTCTATCTTCGACCAGGCTGCCAGTTTCTGCATGGGCAACATCACTTACCAGAAGGTGATCGAGGACCTGAACGTGCTTGACAGCGACAACTATTTCCGTCTGGTAGACCTGGCTTTGGAGAATAAGGTGGCCGAGATGATGGTAACACTCGACGGCATTCTGAGCCGCGGTTTCGATGGCGGCAACATGATACAGGGGCTTGCCCAGCATGTGCGCAATGTGATGATGGCGAAGGACCCTCAGACCCTGCCTCTGCTCGAGACCAGCGACGACCAGAAAGCCAAGTTCCAGGCTCAGGCCCAGAAGGCACCTACACCTTTCTTATATAAGGCGCTGGAACTGATGAACCAGTGCGATATCCATTACCGCGCCAGCAGCAACAAGCGATTACTGGTAGAGCTCACCCTGATACAGATAGGCCAGATTACGCAGCCCGAGGATCAGGATGTGCCTAGTGCGGGGCGTACGCCCAATAGATTAAAATCCCTGTTTCAGAAACTCCTGGCTCAGTCTAAGCTTGCCTCTCAGGGTGCAGGTTCTGAGCCTTCTGGCAGCAGCGAAAACCGGTCATCACAGCCGGGAACGTCTGCTGCTACAGCTACTGCTGTGCCTTCGTCAGGGGCACCGGCAGCCGCTTCTGCAGCCTCCAATGCTGCATCTTATTCTGCATATTATCCTGCATCTGCCACCGCAGCCGCATCTGCCTCTCCAGAAGGCTCAGCCGCTGCCGGAGCTGTTACTGATGCAGCATCGCCTCACAAGCCACGACTCAAGAATATCAAGCTGGGCGGCATAGGCATGACTTTCTCTAACCTGAAGAAGAGGGAGGAGAACCAGCGCCGCCTGCACAGTCCGTATGATGATACCAATGAGGAAAAAGCGACCATCACGGGCGACCAGAACGAGTTCACCCAGGAGCAGGTGGAAGCAACATGGTTCAGTATGTGCATGAGAATGCAGAACAAGCTGGATTTCATAGGATTAGCCAACCGCATGAAGAGTATTGTACCGAAGATAACCAACTATCCGCAGATAGAGGTTATCATCAACAACCAGCTCTTACTAGACGACGTTTTGAACATCAAGAACCGCATTCTCAAGACTTTCGTCTTAGGTCTTCACAACAGCGAACTGAGCATCAGCTACCGCCTTGCCGACCAGGAAGAGGTAGGCAAGGTTCTGACCAAGAATGAAGTTCTGGAACTTCTTATGGAGAAGAACCCTGCGATGAAAAAGCTCACAAAGGACCTGGATCTGGTCATGACATAG
- the asnA gene encoding aspartate--ammonia ligase: MSNLIKPEGYKALLDMRQTEMGIKMIKEFFQQNLSTELRLRRVTAPLFVLKGLGINDDLNGVERPVSFPIKDLGEAQAEVVHSLAKWKRLTLAEYEIEPAYGVYTDMNAIRADEELDNLHSLYVDQWDWEAVITKEDRTIAFLENIVRRIYGAILRTEFLACEHYPQLKPFLPKEIHFIHAQDLLDMYPDLSPKEREDAICKKYGAVFVEGIGGKLSDGKKHDGRAPDYDDWSTVAENGKMGLNGDILIWYPVLGRSFELSSMGIRVDKESLLRQLKLEGKEDREKLYFHQQLLNDKLPLSIGGGIGQSRLCMVLLHKAHIGEIQASIWPEEMRKEAEKAGMNLI, from the coding sequence ATGAGCAATTTGATAAAACCTGAAGGGTACAAGGCGCTGCTGGATATGCGCCAGACCGAAATGGGTATTAAAATGATAAAAGAATTCTTCCAGCAAAACCTGAGCACCGAGCTCCGTCTGCGTCGCGTTACCGCTCCGCTCTTCGTATTGAAGGGTCTTGGTATCAATGATGACCTGAACGGCGTAGAGCGCCCTGTAAGTTTCCCTATCAAGGATTTGGGCGAAGCCCAGGCTGAGGTGGTTCATTCTCTTGCCAAGTGGAAGCGACTGACGCTTGCCGAGTATGAGATTGAGCCTGCTTATGGCGTATATACAGATATGAACGCCATCCGTGCTGACGAGGAACTGGATAATCTTCATTCGCTCTATGTTGACCAGTGGGACTGGGAGGCTGTGATTACCAAGGAAGACCGTACCATCGCCTTCCTCGAGAATATCGTGCGCCGCATCTATGGTGCCATCTTGCGTACCGAGTTCCTGGCTTGCGAGCATTATCCTCAGCTGAAGCCTTTCCTGCCTAAGGAGATTCATTTTATTCATGCGCAGGATTTGCTCGATATGTATCCAGACCTTTCTCCTAAGGAGCGTGAGGATGCTATCTGCAAGAAGTATGGCGCTGTATTTGTAGAGGGCATCGGCGGCAAGTTGAGCGATGGCAAGAAGCATGATGGCCGAGCTCCTGACTATGATGACTGGAGCACCGTGGCAGAGAACGGCAAGATGGGACTGAATGGTGATATCCTCATCTGGTATCCTGTTCTGGGTCGCAGTTTCGAGCTCAGTTCTATGGGTATCCGTGTCGACAAGGAGAGTCTGCTGCGTCAGCTTAAGCTGGAGGGCAAGGAGGATAGAGAGAAGCTTTACTTTCATCAGCAGCTTCTGAACGACAAGTTGCCTCTGAGCATTGGTGGCGGTATCGGTCAGAGCCGTCTGTGTATGGTATTGCTTCATAAGGCTCACATTGGTGAGATCCAAGCTAGCATCTGGCCTGAGGAGATGCGCAAGGAGGCTGAGAAAGCGGGCATGAACCTCATCTAA
- the pepT gene encoding peptidase T — protein sequence MDLVERFINYTKFDTQSSEESTSVPSTAKQLEFAKYLKKELENEGLSDVEMDDMGYIYATLKSNTKKKTPTIGFISHMDTSPDASGKDVKARVIKNYDGNDIELSPGIISSVETFPELKAHKGEDIIVTDGTTLLGADDKAGIAEIVQAMCYLRDHDEIKHGDIRVGFNPDEEIGMGAHHFDVEKFGCDWAYTVDGGDLGDLEYENFNAAGAKIVIKGVSVHTGYAKGKMVNASRLAVEFQNMIPENETPEQTEGYQGFYHLIGIESRCEEAKLSYIIRDHDRNRFENRKDFIEDCVNKMNEKYGDGTVKAVIYDQYYNMKEKIDPNMHVIDIVLRAMQESGVPPRVEPIRGGTDGAQLSFKGLPCPNIFAGGVNFHGPHEFVSIQVMEKVVKTIVKIAEITEEYND from the coding sequence ATGGATTTAGTAGAACGATTTATAAACTATACGAAATTCGACACACAGTCGAGCGAAGAATCGACCAGCGTGCCTAGTACGGCAAAACAGCTCGAATTTGCCAAGTACCTGAAGAAGGAACTTGAGAACGAAGGACTGAGCGATGTCGAAATGGATGACATGGGCTATATCTATGCCACTCTGAAGAGCAATACCAAGAAAAAGACTCCTACCATCGGATTTATTTCACACATGGATACATCACCTGATGCCAGCGGAAAGGATGTAAAGGCGCGCGTCATCAAGAACTATGACGGCAACGACATCGAGCTGAGCCCGGGCATCATCTCAAGCGTTGAGACTTTCCCAGAGCTGAAGGCTCACAAGGGAGAGGATATCATCGTGACAGACGGTACTACCCTGCTGGGTGCCGACGACAAGGCGGGCATCGCTGAAATCGTACAGGCTATGTGCTATCTGCGCGACCACGACGAAATCAAGCACGGCGACATCCGAGTAGGTTTCAATCCTGACGAGGAAATCGGTATGGGCGCACATCATTTCGACGTAGAGAAGTTTGGCTGCGACTGGGCTTACACCGTAGATGGCGGCGACCTGGGCGACCTGGAATACGAGAACTTCAATGCTGCCGGAGCCAAGATCGTCATCAAGGGTGTGAGCGTTCATACAGGCTATGCCAAGGGAAAGATGGTGAATGCAAGCCGACTGGCTGTGGAATTCCAGAACATGATTCCTGAGAACGAGACTCCTGAGCAGACTGAAGGCTACCAGGGTTTCTACCACCTCATCGGCATCGAGAGCCGCTGCGAGGAGGCAAAGCTCAGCTACATCATCCGCGATCACGACCGCAACAGGTTTGAAAACCGCAAGGATTTCATCGAGGACTGCGTGAACAAGATGAACGAGAAGTATGGCGACGGAACCGTAAAGGCGGTTATCTACGACCAGTACTATAACATGAAGGAGAAGATTGATCCTAACATGCACGTCATCGACATCGTGCTCAGAGCGATGCAGGAGAGCGGCGTTCCACCTCGCGTAGAACCTATCCGCGGCGGTACCGACGGAGCCCAGCTGAGCTTCAAGGGTCTGCCTTGTCCTAACATCTTCGCCGGCGGTGTCAACTTCCACGGCCCTCACGAGTTTGTGAGCATCCAGGTAATGGAGAAGGTAGTGAAGACCATCGTGAAGATAGCGGAAATCACAGAAGAATACAACGACTAA
- a CDS encoding cation:proton antiporter, giving the protein MAEIPFLIKDLALILMVAGIVTLIFKRLKQPLVLGYIMAGFLVSPHMPYTMSVVDETDIQTWADIGVIFTLFSLGLDFSFKKIVKMGASPIIATVVIVFCMMMLGISVGHGFGWGKMDCIFLGGMLAMSSTTIIYKAFDDMRLRTQKFASMVMSVLILEDILAIVMMVMLSAIASGSSPDGGQMLASIVKIGFFLGVWFIVGIFAIPWFLRSVRKLINAETLLIVSLGLCCGMAVLSTKVGFSSAFGAFVMGSILAETIEAEKIIKLVEPVKNLFGAIFFVSVGMLVDPKILVEYAVPILALVGTILVGQAIFGTFGFMLGGESLKSAMRCGFSMAQIGEFSFIIASLGLSLGVISKFLYPVVVAVSVITTFLTPYMIRLATPTYQVMEKHLPDKLIHILNHFAMSHPQTQQQSKWKSLIRQMLVNTTAYSILSAAVIALMFTFVLPLMRNLLPGWHLHWYANAITGLLTVLFISPFLRAIVMKKNHSAEWKRLWVESSINRVPLLFTVFVRFMIALAFIFYIINFLSRFTNALIVCIGAAVVMLMITSRRIKKRSIVMERVFVHNLRSRDIAAQVNGEKRPLYEGRLLDRDIHISEFEVPEDSSWTGKSLRELHLRQRFGVDLSSIHRGSHRLNIPNGNMIIFPGDKLQVIGNDDQLQKFNTALQSDLLPEEAEIEKREMKLSQLIISGGSEFLGKTLIESGIRDKYNCMVVGLEEGRENLTRVLPTRVFEKGDIIWLVGEEADLQKIQEKS; this is encoded by the coding sequence ATGGCTGAAATTCCATTCTTAATAAAAGACCTTGCCCTCATCCTGATGGTGGCAGGCATCGTAACCCTCATCTTCAAGAGGCTCAAGCAGCCGCTGGTGCTGGGATACATCATGGCGGGATTCCTGGTTTCGCCACATATGCCCTACACCATGTCGGTAGTCGACGAGACGGATATCCAGACCTGGGCCGACATCGGTGTCATCTTCACCCTCTTCTCGCTCGGTCTCGACTTCTCGTTCAAGAAAATCGTGAAGATGGGTGCCTCTCCCATCATCGCCACCGTGGTTATCGTGTTCTGCATGATGATGCTGGGCATCAGCGTAGGCCACGGCTTCGGCTGGGGCAAGATGGACTGCATCTTCCTGGGCGGTATGCTCGCCATGAGCTCCACCACTATTATATATAAGGCATTCGATGATATGCGGCTGCGCACCCAGAAGTTTGCCTCGATGGTGATGAGCGTGCTGATACTGGAAGATATCCTGGCTATCGTGATGATGGTGATGCTGTCGGCGATAGCGAGCGGAAGCAGTCCTGACGGCGGGCAGATGCTTGCCTCTATCGTGAAGATAGGCTTCTTCCTGGGCGTATGGTTTATCGTGGGCATCTTCGCCATTCCGTGGTTCCTGCGTTCGGTGAGGAAACTTATCAATGCCGAAACCCTGCTCATCGTTTCGCTGGGTCTGTGCTGCGGCATGGCGGTACTGAGCACCAAGGTGGGGTTCAGCAGCGCCTTCGGAGCCTTCGTTATGGGCAGCATCCTGGCAGAAACCATTGAGGCAGAGAAGATTATCAAGCTTGTAGAACCGGTAAAGAATCTCTTCGGAGCCATCTTCTTCGTATCGGTAGGTATGCTGGTAGACCCGAAGATTCTGGTAGAATATGCCGTTCCTATCCTCGCCCTGGTCGGTACGATACTGGTAGGTCAGGCGATATTCGGCACCTTCGGCTTCATGCTCGGAGGCGAGTCGCTGAAGTCGGCGATGCGCTGCGGTTTCTCGATGGCTCAGATTGGTGAGTTTTCTTTCATCATCGCCTCGCTGGGTCTGTCGCTCGGCGTCATCAGCAAGTTCCTCTATCCGGTAGTGGTAGCAGTGAGCGTCATCACCACCTTCCTTACACCTTATATGATCCGTCTTGCCACACCTACCTATCAGGTGATGGAGAAACATCTGCCAGACAAGCTCATCCATATTCTGAACCATTTCGCGATGAGTCATCCCCAGACACAGCAGCAGAGCAAGTGGAAATCGCTGATCCGACAGATGCTGGTCAACACCACCGCCTACTCCATCCTTTCGGCAGCCGTCATCGCCCTGATGTTCACCTTCGTGCTGCCGCTGATGCGCAATCTGCTGCCAGGCTGGCATCTCCACTGGTATGCCAACGCCATCACCGGCCTGCTCACCGTCCTATTCATCTCGCCGTTCCTGCGCGCCATCGTGATGAAGAAGAACCACAGTGCCGAGTGGAAACGCCTCTGGGTGGAGAGCAGCATCAACCGCGTGCCGCTGCTCTTTACGGTGTTCGTGCGCTTTATGATAGCACTGGCTTTCATCTTCTACATCATCAATTTCCTCTCGCGCTTTACCAATGCTCTGATTGTCTGCATCGGTGCAGCAGTAGTGATGCTGATGATAACCTCCCGCCGCATCAAGAAGCGTAGCATCGTGATGGAGCGCGTCTTCGTTCACAACCTCCGCTCGCGCGATATTGCGGCTCAGGTGAATGGCGAAAAGCGGCCGCTCTATGAGGGCAGACTGCTAGACCGGGATATCCACATCAGCGAATTTGAAGTGCCTGAAGATAGCAGTTGGACTGGCAAATCGCTGCGAGAACTGCATCTGCGCCAGCGGTTCGGTGTAGACCTGAGCAGCATTCACCGCGGCTCTCACCGGCTGAACATCCCGAACGGCAACATGATCATCTTCCCGGGCGACAAACTGCAGGTAATCGGCAACGACGACCAGCTGCAGAAATTCAACACCGCCCTGCAGAGCGACCTGCTGCCTGAGGAGGCTGAAATAGAAAAGCGCGAGATGAAACTTAGCCAGCTCATCATCAGCGGCGGCAGCGAATTCCTGGGAAAGACACTGATAGAAAGCGGAATAAGGGATAAATACAACTGTATGGTGGTAGGACTGGAAGAGGGCCGGGAGAACCTGACCCGTGTTCTGCCTACCCGAGTATTCGAAAAAGGCGATATCATCTGGCTGGTAGGCGAAGAGGCTGACCTTCAGAAGATTCAGGAAAAGAGCTAA
- a CDS encoding DUF5715 family protein has translation MKISKNRYLQGFGIVVLLLALVRVIFPGVAKPKVAAAGAADSTLVAAKDSAASDASSAEISDASADAEGNVAEDLKEDELSVMPDTAQSGKPSIFFDKDGKEVKHRIFSVPHFGNTFPDQQDVQILAATKHGVKPVQNRLEAENSKGKLVYVGSNPFFYVDKLNNSIPYLVPRASVLLQDIGRAYFDSLQIKGIPLHKIIVTSILRTKDDVAKLRTRNGNATENSCHLYGTTFDICYNRYKQIQTREQPRRQVQNDTLKWVFSEVLRDFRNKNRCYIKYEVKQGCFHITVR, from the coding sequence ATGAAGATTAGTAAGAACAGATATTTACAGGGTTTTGGTATTGTGGTTTTGCTTCTGGCGCTGGTAAGAGTCATCTTTCCGGGAGTAGCAAAACCGAAGGTTGCGGCTGCTGGGGCGGCTGATTCTACGCTCGTGGCAGCGAAGGATTCGGCTGCTTCTGATGCTTCTTCTGCTGAGATTTCTGATGCATCGGCTGATGCTGAAGGGAATGTGGCTGAGGACCTGAAGGAGGATGAACTCTCTGTTATGCCTGATACGGCACAGAGCGGCAAGCCTTCTATCTTCTTCGACAAGGATGGCAAGGAGGTGAAGCATCGCATCTTCTCGGTGCCTCATTTCGGCAATACTTTCCCCGACCAGCAGGATGTGCAGATTCTGGCGGCTACTAAGCATGGTGTGAAACCGGTACAGAACCGTCTGGAGGCGGAGAACAGCAAGGGCAAGCTGGTGTATGTGGGCAGCAACCCTTTCTTTTATGTTGACAAGCTGAACAACAGTATTCCTTACCTGGTGCCTCGTGCCTCTGTGCTGCTCCAGGATATCGGCCGTGCCTATTTCGATTCGCTGCAGATTAAGGGCATTCCGCTGCATAAGATTATCGTGACGAGCATTCTGCGCACCAAGGATGATGTGGCGAAACTGCGTACCCGAAACGGCAATGCTACCGAGAATTCGTGTCATCTCTATGGTACTACCTTCGATATCTGCTACAACCGCTACAAGCAGATTCAGACCCGTGAACAGCCTCGCCGACAGGTGCAGAATGATACCCTGAAATGGGTGTTCTCCGAGGTGCTCCGCGATTTCCGCAACAAGAACCGCTGCTATATCAAATATGAGGTGAAGCAGGGGTGCTTCCATATCACCGTGAGATAA
- a CDS encoding PhoH family protein gives MIEKHIVLEDIDPVMFYGVNNAHLQMIKSLYPKLRIVARDNVIRVLGDEEEMAKVEEDIEQMRKHLLKYNMLNDEDILDIVKGKQTKADSVKGVLVYSISGRPIKSRSENQQQLIDAYEKNDMVFAVGPAGTGKTYLSIALAVKALKEKAIKKIILSRPAVEAGEKLGFLPGDMKDKIDPYLQPLYDALEDMIPAVKLQDMMEKHIIQIAPLAFMRGRTLSDAVVILDEAQNTTSQQIRMFLTRMGMNTKMIITGDLTQIDLPREQRSGLKEALKILDGVEGIGVVKLGQKDIVRHKLVTRIVNAYDKYDKERAEEKKTIKN, from the coding sequence TTGATAGAGAAACATATTGTACTTGAAGATATCGATCCAGTGATGTTCTACGGTGTGAACAATGCCCACCTGCAGATGATTAAATCGCTGTATCCTAAGTTGCGTATCGTAGCACGCGACAACGTGATTCGTGTGCTCGGCGACGAAGAGGAAATGGCAAAGGTGGAAGAGGATATTGAGCAGATGCGCAAGCACTTGCTTAAATACAACATGCTCAATGATGAAGACATCCTGGACATCGTGAAAGGAAAACAGACCAAGGCGGACAGCGTGAAAGGCGTGCTGGTATACAGTATCAGTGGCCGACCTATCAAGAGCCGCAGCGAAAACCAGCAGCAGCTGATAGATGCTTACGAGAAGAACGACATGGTATTTGCCGTGGGACCAGCCGGTACCGGTAAGACCTATCTCAGCATCGCCCTTGCCGTAAAGGCCCTCAAGGAGAAAGCCATCAAGAAAATCATCCTCTCACGACCAGCCGTAGAAGCCGGCGAAAAGCTCGGTTTCCTGCCTGGCGATATGAAAGACAAAATTGACCCATACCTCCAGCCGCTCTACGATGCGCTGGAAGACATGATACCTGCCGTAAAGCTGCAGGATATGATGGAAAAGCACATTATCCAGATTGCTCCGCTCGCCTTTATGCGCGGACGCACACTCAGCGATGCCGTCGTCATCCTCGACGAGGCGCAGAACACTACCTCCCAACAGATTCGCATGTTCCTAACCCGTATGGGCATGAACACCAAGATGATTATCACCGGCGACCTGACACAGATTGACCTGCCACGCGAACAGCGAAGCGGACTGAAGGAGGCGCTCAAGATTCTGGACGGAGTGGAAGGCATCGGAGTGGTGAAGCTGGGACAGAAGGATATCGTGCGCCACAAACTCGTAACCCGCATCGTTAACGCATACGACAAGTATGACAAGGAGAGAGCGGAAGAAAAGAAAACAATTAAAAATTAA
- a CDS encoding phosphoribosylaminoimidazolesuccinocarboxamide synthase, whose translation MKALTKTDFHFDGQKSVYHGKVRDVYDINDDLLVMVATDRISAFDVVLPKGIPFKGQVLNQIAAKFLDTTTDICPNWKLATPDPMVTVGLKCEGFRVEMIIRSILTGSAWREYQKGCREICGVKLPDGMRENQRFPEPIITPTTKADEGHDMNISKEEIIAQGIVSAEDYAVMEDYTRRIFARGQEIAAKQGLILVDTKYEFGKRDGKVYLIDEIHTPDSSRYFYADGYEEKFEKGEPQRQLSKEFVRQWLIEHNFMNEPGQTMPEITDEYAESVSDRYIELYEHITGEKFDKAAEEGDIAARIEKNVSEWLAAHK comes from the coding sequence ATGAAAGCATTAACAAAGACAGATTTCCATTTTGATGGACAGAAGAGTGTTTACCACGGTAAAGTACGTGATGTGTATGACATTAACGACGACCTCCTCGTGATGGTCGCTACCGACAGAATCTCAGCGTTCGACGTTGTTCTGCCTAAGGGTATCCCTTTCAAAGGACAGGTGCTCAATCAGATTGCAGCTAAGTTCCTGGACACAACTACAGACATCTGTCCAAACTGGAAGTTGGCTACTCCAGACCCAATGGTTACCGTAGGTTTGAAGTGCGAAGGTTTCCGCGTGGAGATGATCATCCGTTCTATCCTCACCGGTAGTGCATGGCGCGAGTATCAGAAGGGCTGCCGCGAGATCTGCGGTGTGAAGTTGCCAGACGGTATGCGCGAGAACCAGCGTTTCCCAGAGCCTATCATCACCCCTACTACAAAGGCCGACGAGGGTCACGACATGAATATCTCTAAGGAAGAGATCATCGCCCAGGGTATTGTTAGTGCAGAGGATTATGCTGTGATGGAGGACTACACACGCCGCATCTTCGCCCGCGGTCAGGAAATCGCTGCCAAGCAGGGCTTGATCCTCGTAGATACCAAGTACGAGTTCGGCAAGCGCGACGGCAAGGTTTACCTCATCGACGAGATCCACACTCCAGACTCTAGCCGCTACTTCTATGCTGACGGTTACGAGGAGAAGTTTGAGAAGGGTGAACCACAGCGCCAGCTCTCTAAGGAGTTCGTTCGCCAGTGGCTCATCGAGCACAACTTCATGAACGAGCCAGGCCAGACCATGCCAGAGATTACCGACGAGTATGCAGAGAGCGTATCCGACCGCTACATCGAACTCTACGAGCACATCACCGGCGAGAAGTTTGACAAGGCTGCTGAGGAAGGCGACATCGCTGCCCGCATCGAGAAGAACGTAAGCGAGTGGCTTGCTGCACACAAGTAG
- the ubiE gene encoding bifunctional demethylmenaquinone methyltransferase/2-methoxy-6-polyprenyl-1,4-benzoquinol methylase UbiE, protein MYKQEQIKPYEGTGDKGKLVEEMFDNIAPTYDTLNHRLSWDIDKGWRKKAIRRLAPFSPKKMLDIATGTGDFAILAAQMLHPDQLIGADISEGMMEIGRQKVKQLGLENTISFAKEDCLNLSFQDESFDAVTAAFGIRNFQNLDQGLKEMCRVLKKGGHLCIVELTTPVSFPMKQLFSIYSNTVLPMYGKLISKDQSAYSYLNKTIEAFPQGEVMMEVFKKAGFAKAEFKRLTFGICTLYFATK, encoded by the coding sequence ATGTATAAGCAAGAACAGATAAAGCCCTACGAGGGCACAGGAGACAAGGGCAAGCTGGTAGAGGAGATGTTCGACAACATCGCCCCTACCTACGATACCCTGAACCACCGTCTCTCGTGGGATATCGATAAGGGATGGCGCAAGAAGGCAATCAGGCGTCTTGCGCCCTTCTCTCCTAAAAAGATGCTCGACATCGCTACCGGTACCGGCGATTTCGCCATCCTAGCCGCACAGATGCTACATCCCGACCAGCTAATCGGAGCAGACATCTCGGAAGGCATGATGGAGATAGGCAGACAGAAGGTAAAGCAGCTGGGACTGGAAAACACCATCTCCTTTGCCAAGGAAGACTGCCTCAACCTCTCGTTCCAGGACGAGAGCTTCGACGCAGTAACCGCAGCCTTCGGTATCAGGAACTTCCAGAACCTGGACCAGGGACTGAAGGAAATGTGCCGGGTACTGAAAAAAGGCGGACATCTCTGCATCGTAGAACTCACCACGCCGGTCAGTTTCCCGATGAAGCAGCTGTTCAGTATCTACAGCAACACTGTCTTGCCGATGTATGGCAAACTCATCAGCAAAGACCAGAGCGCCTACAGTTATCTCAACAAGACCATCGAGGCATTCCCTCAGGGCGAGGTCATGATGGAGGTGTTCAAAAAGGCAGGATTCGCAAAGGCAGAGTTCAAGCGACTCACCTTCGGCATCTGCACACTCTATTTCGCAACCAAATAA